A stretch of DNA from Longimicrobium terrae:
GGTGCTGCGCGAAGAGCGCTTTCACGCGGGGGGGGAATCGTTCTCCATCACCATGAGCGGCGGGGTGGCGGACTTTCCCTCCGACGGGCGCGACCTGCCCACGCTGTACCGCGCGGCGGACGCGGCCATGTACCAGGCCAAGTCCGCGGGGCGCGACCGCATCGTGCCGTCCGGGTGGCGGCCGGAGCACGGCGAAGGTCCGCGCGCGGTGGACGTGCTGGTGGTGGAAGACGATCCGGCGATCGCGCGGCTGCTGCAGCACGCGCTGGAAACGCGCGGCTACCGGCACGAGTGGGTGGCCAGCGGCGAGCGGGCGGCGGCCATGCTGACCGGGGACAACCCGGAGCTGCGCGCCCGCGCCGTGCTGCTGGACGTGGACCTTCCCGGGCTGGACGGCCACGGCGTGCTGCGCCGGCTGGCGGAGGCGCGCCTGCTGGACCGCACGCGCGTCATCATGCTCACCGTGCGCACGCACGAGGCCGAGGTGGTGCGCGCGCTGGAACTGGGCGCGTGGGACCACGTGAGCAAGCCCTTCAGCGTCCCGGTGCTGCTTCAGCGCATCCGGCGCGCACTGCGGGCGTAGACCATGGCGCCGATCGACTGGGTGGAGTTCGCCCTGCTGGCGGAAGGGATCATCCTGGTGCTTTCGCTGGTGATCCTGTTCGGCCACGCGTGGCTGGGGCAGCGCCGGGAACGGAACTGGACGGTGCGGATGGAGCAGGCCCGCCGCGCGCTGCTGGACGTGGTGCGCTCGGGACGGACGAGCAAGGCGGGGAACGCGGCCATCGGGGCCATCCCCGTGCGGCTGCAGATCCGCCTGCTGACGGAGCTGGCGCCCAACCTCACGGGGCAGTCGCGGGCGCAGTTGGCCATGCTCGCGGAGCAGATCGGGCTGGTGGACGCCGCGCGGCGGATGGCCGCCAGCAAGGACTGGCGCGACCGGCTGCACGGCGTGCGGCTGCTGGCGGGGATCGGCGGCGGGGGCGAACTGGTCCCCGGGCTGATGGAAGACCCGCACCCCGCCGTGCGCGCCGAAGCGGTGGAGTGGGCGGGAACGCACCCCACGCCGGAGCGGGTGGACCGCCTGGTTTCGCTCCTGCCCGCCACGGACCGCTACGGCAGCTTCGTGGTGCGCGACGCGCTTCTCCGCGCCGGGGAGGGGGCCATCACCCCGCTGGCGCGCTACCTGGCGGATCACGACGGCGTGGCGGCGGAGGGCGCGCTGGAGGTGGCCACGGGGCTGGCGGACCCGCGCTTCGGCCCAGCGGCGCTGCGGCTGTGCGAGGACCCGCTCCCCGCGGTGCGGGCGCGTGCGGCGGCGCTGGCGGGCTCCATCG
This window harbors:
- a CDS encoding HEAT repeat domain-containing protein; translation: MAPIDWVEFALLAEGIILVLSLVILFGHAWLGQRRERNWTVRMEQARRALLDVVRSGRTSKAGNAAIGAIPVRLQIRLLTELAPNLTGQSRAQLAMLAEQIGLVDAARRMAASKDWRDRLHGVRLLAGIGGGGELVPGLMEDPHPAVRAEAVEWAGTHPTPERVDRLVSLLPATDRYGSFVVRDALLRAGEGAITPLARYLADHDGVAAEGALEVATGLADPRFGPAALRLCEDPLPAVRARAAALAGSIGGEEAVGVLQRLVHDGDAEVRAAAAAALGRLGHWPSAPVIAALLRDRAWSVRSQSALALRSLGSPGLLYLRRGLSDEDPFAADIARQVLDLPASSAERERWG